A window from Moritella yayanosii encodes these proteins:
- a CDS encoding Hint domain-containing protein: protein MGRTTTVTPEFPLIVSDIENATEYDEIFFQRGGYIEIKVGAELTIDKITEYNGSLGGKIPTTNLNSSQKKNWNYDIIIVSEDGIDGKKGQKGEDGATSANGQNGRDGSSAYNGSSLGDYTLTIKDSDMNLSLLNVGSNGGDGGNGGDGGDGGDGQKDGPKGGKGGDGGDGGNGGNGGDGTQVTVYWGSTTNDITWTNRAGRVGGRGQGGVSGKNGAWSADTENGKDGTKGNQGLKGKTGTVKVIKEKKKPITTICNVIDKVSQVIDKTDDFITNANNLMAKTHKLESMFKHIGGTKVAKEKYPALYNALLKTPESLALPKTGDDSLDIGFNMSAIYITDGASSKGNLTASDRRSVACDSYATVNNAAMILVSSTLTDLNTETVLNTISEFTYETDIESRVEELNSEIGQFNDHELEVVTNFTYVYADGATYTSEEQTQGYTLVNGESLISDFVIDDPHSLNDTTVNVMYDRDAVGDEHTDYTYKGVLHDELVTTKLPVKGSFKLASFLEPKKLSNIGQLQLVYNEATLVKYHYNHPSDLDKYFTFSKQAGPNEPWTVAFDFDEDWGVQINKDNYTTEGSCLTGVKLRWSFRIETVMSSGAIFDVNVAITSASKPPVGGRYNHSDSNTVKIPDIFIRWGCFHKDSLIKLADGCVKKISEISIGDVLLTAEQEKVTVRETYKGLEKQLIRIETASGKVLQITDNHPIMSDSGKMMAAKLAISAKIHTEDGLEEIIELSKVDYNDQVYNVDCGDAMLIADGIYAGDFISQNAKREQKNKKTPSPEAIAIMDDMKRMSDDINRLHNQ from the coding sequence ATGGGAAGAACAACAACGGTAACACCTGAATTTCCACTAATAGTGTCTGATATCGAAAATGCGACAGAATACGATGAAATATTCTTTCAAAGAGGAGGATATATTGAAATTAAGGTCGGTGCAGAGCTTACGATTGATAAAATCACTGAATATAATGGTTCTTTAGGTGGCAAGATACCGACAACAAATCTAAATTCCAGTCAGAAAAAAAATTGGAACTACGACATCATCATAGTATCAGAAGATGGAATCGATGGAAAAAAAGGTCAAAAGGGTGAAGATGGAGCGACGAGTGCCAATGGGCAAAATGGCAGAGATGGCTCATCAGCTTATAATGGTTCTTCATTGGGGGATTATACATTGACAATCAAAGACTCCGATATGAATTTATCATTACTTAATGTTGGTTCTAATGGTGGTGATGGTGGTAATGGTGGTGATGGTGGTGATGGTGGTGATGGTCAAAAAGATGGGCCTAAGGGCGGCAAGGGCGGTGACGGCGGTGACGGCGGTAATGGCGGTAATGGCGGTGATGGTACCCAAGTAACGGTATATTGGGGTTCTACTACTAATGATATCACATGGACTAATCGTGCTGGTCGTGTTGGTGGTCGCGGTCAAGGTGGGGTTTCAGGTAAGAATGGTGCCTGGAGTGCGGATACAGAAAATGGCAAGGATGGTACTAAGGGTAATCAAGGTCTGAAAGGTAAAACCGGTACTGTTAAGGTGATTAAAGAAAAGAAAAAACCGATAACCACAATTTGTAACGTGATAGATAAAGTAAGCCAAGTAATTGATAAGACTGATGATTTTATAACTAACGCTAACAACTTGATGGCTAAAACTCACAAGTTAGAATCAATGTTTAAGCATATCGGTGGTACTAAGGTTGCGAAAGAAAAGTATCCCGCGCTTTATAATGCGCTTTTAAAAACGCCTGAATCGCTAGCATTGCCAAAAACTGGGGATGATTCTTTAGATATAGGCTTTAATATGAGTGCTATTTATATAACCGATGGCGCAAGTAGTAAAGGTAATCTGACAGCATCTGACAGACGTTCTGTGGCATGCGATTCTTATGCCACAGTTAATAACGCAGCAATGATTTTGGTCTCTTCAACGTTAACCGATCTGAACACTGAAACCGTACTAAACACCATAAGTGAATTTACGTATGAGACCGACATTGAATCTAGAGTCGAGGAGTTAAATTCAGAAATAGGACAATTTAATGATCATGAACTTGAAGTGGTTACTAACTTTACCTACGTATATGCTGACGGTGCTACATATACAAGCGAGGAACAAACTCAGGGTTATACATTGGTTAATGGCGAGAGTCTGATCAGCGACTTTGTTATTGATGATCCCCATAGTCTAAATGACACGACCGTTAATGTTATGTATGATCGAGATGCTGTTGGTGATGAGCATACGGACTATACTTATAAAGGTGTGCTGCATGATGAGTTAGTGACAACTAAGCTGCCAGTTAAGGGATCTTTTAAATTAGCGTCTTTTCTGGAACCGAAAAAACTGTCAAATATTGGGCAATTACAGTTAGTTTATAACGAAGCAACCTTGGTGAAATATCACTATAACCATCCGTCAGATTTGGATAAGTACTTCACTTTCAGTAAGCAGGCTGGGCCCAATGAACCATGGACGGTTGCTTTTGATTTTGACGAAGACTGGGGTGTCCAGATAAATAAAGATAACTATACAACAGAGGGTTCCTGCTTAACTGGGGTTAAATTAAGATGGAGTTTCAGAATCGAAACTGTTATGTCATCTGGCGCAATTTTTGACGTAAATGTTGCAATAACTAGTGCTTCAAAGCCACCTGTAGGTGGAAGATACAATCATTCGGACTCAAATACGGTCAAGATACCGGATATATTCATCAGATGGGGCTGTTTCCACAAGGATAGCCTGATTAAATTGGCTGATGGTTGTGTGAAAAAAATCAGTGAAATTTCTATTGGTGATGTATTGTTAACGGCAGAGCAGGAAAAAGTAACGGTTAGGGAAACCTACAAAGGTTTAGAAAAGCAGCTGATACGTATAGAAACAGCATCTGGTAAAGTGTTGCAGATCACAGACAATCACCCGATTATGTCAGATTCAGGCAAAATGATGGCGGCTAAGTTAGCTATTTCGGCCAAAATACATACCGAAGATGGTTTGGAAGAAATCATTGAGCTATCAAAAGTTGATTATAACGATCAAGTCTATAATGTCGATTGTGGCGACGCTATGCTCATTGCAGATGGTATTTATGCGGGTGATTTTATCAGCCAAAATGCGAAGCGGGAGCAGAAAAACAAAAAAACGCCGAGCCCTGAAGCAATCGCAATCATGGATGACATGAAGCGAATGAGTGATGATATTAATCGTTTACACAATCAATAA
- a CDS encoding RHS repeat domain-containing protein, which yields MSYLENDNGLNIGYRNGQKGNSSTENALNTIDLFTGSLKLPLTLCHLEGRDDLSVTVQAGYMQNNPEHFHHPNRKLANTVLGYGWGIGLSAIMVKNRQVKQSYQKEFYLIGEGGQYPLYRNGRTTDDKISFFSVEHPNWQFYLYDNAEHSYWEILHEDGSRHTYGGSDDSNEKTLSWDNWIGPSVSNCAESFISAWYFSAAETSKGAQVQYQYDNVMETLAGASYTRTVRLKRIQTSYDHEILFHYEDKEAGEYGTNHSITAGDNAYQEKYEDKYLKKLDVRNEHHVLMYSQELIYELVASGTEETKRRLTEIAQITAEGTKRPALTLTYKKSGEFEGLVEKLQYPLGTGISYNYEKTELSTSDGYGQFDLEMDWESKIYKGNDFEFVLLQRDEKIKFHIYQWDITWRQHIDDSMVDESVSDVQLQLGNGFICLSYLDLLSSSYKIKIIKRSPVRRFDWEIRDFSTENSHDRPSIACGTDFVAVQYTEQNSLNILQYKYTDNDWHENTLEVESREYQALGAGDGFIFGAYGDSNSGNIRLQSFYSDEDHNWQIGETLDVTANVDWELVVREYVWSIGYAQASACFINHEGNSVKTTLVLLTWTDGFQFTGYQVEDFEYTDDTISPYIFAVTTDTLIGYAEHVYRYTPEGWVHHKLLDVVSGGAYKFSYASDMALAVENVNQCQRFYAQRFDPYRDGWTTDGVPQSEELTQIEGTCQPLIAGEYAVLGRYIFTRTIDDTWINIGDLEQNIDYAHVQIDAQGGYLLYQLIGYEKIYQVPFENGALSTDVKVIEGQRLDATIAMGSQAGLQSFYTFNSKASSKAVHFYQLSEKKYKDKQHNVLIRSLNCDYGVWQQDIYLQYDMNTVRLENDRCAFQTTTVYPVDENGSSGKTEFHFFNGASVNDYDYPDDEYTNVKQYYSHMCGRLAHSIEYDGDNNQVNRSENSLKAMDTLGFTILQTRLEETRYFPSYDMTNHQAKNTSSIKKATYIDYEDQYFLKRKIKQVGLNAEGKEVQFSTEFRYLWEDDSTLLEKNALSDVVLEIKKEETSNTILAVTRYTFEKDDSNRHYQTGEFLWDHTASFEEEGEQWVTTQKTIEVNTNLETACTEDIEGTKTTYLYDQKDQFIVAAFDHALPEEVLYCGFEPYENLTQLNMLEGRISEMLDPSECFSGTQSLRIEPNNALSINVSNKGTHNRISLAAKTQGEITITWRLGSMVETKTYPAAEYRWQQLRDIFSNSASEKGALTVTITGTQPLYIDALFLSPSLSLGEAYVYTGAFAKQSASHKNHESGERIYLDRFQNPAAIAGDDGSFISLSRQRHGQLSTALTLNETLLIEFPSGGRFHWMDQWDGNSKYWSRADNCWEFIAENNFALFTAMTAGQPTLTLGELHLEVINNTWLIKYAGGLVHQVDVTDGQYFTLLKVGHRIQLSCEDTVIYEGKHPFAVGTQLQLAVSDTENVDCMGFAPDPKILLSFTDFAGKSHQDIAVTETGIIVGQTLYNPQGQAEITTKKLELQDVLWSYQQDLVTHYNSDTGILEGLVADTYPEDDGFPYDQIKHTKSPSPKQIEMGQAGKQRAIEGDGNTMRFDYYINKGQFHHLQDGTCTLKLQKMPDGISSFEAVDVFENKVMSITYNEASDTAERLMRYQYDHNGNLTHVFYPNYFSGMQGHEQFFSTYTYNVFGKLSSQKEPDASGYEFIYDRAGKLRFKNQESDSGRYLYYVYDTYTRMIEQGTIEGKWDPVQLELEAQWVGIAPAGGIARVRNFYDGDGTDQTLLRKLSKVESFDDDGVLETVEKYCYDLRGNIREKTTITKASEDVLATKYDQAENIITCPKILGILETVEKYLDDLKDNIKDKITSTQANEDVLVMEYDHAKNMTSYRMDDVIVTNIYDILSRLVGVKHGNNLIYTCSYLPGGQLAGETFLPEQEGALEKTYTYDSAMWLKGMQDRFFEQELEYADTGSSSGLGGRITKSISRHVGTPEITFDYSYDAYGRLQSYERNGIAHAIDLDLNGNQVDENNGSTRFQYEEGTNKLLSKGNTSFQYDPSGNVTQVPEHEMLIKYDNMFNKPTAIQVGSRQLTYTHGVQGHSSKNDGTATTFVNYDMQGRLLSEMKNGVRTLCIYGANGMMAQIQNDQVYFLIKDYQSSVRAIYDGNVLLATFSYDPFGQIDVQTILDESVETLIPIRFTSARLEATLDLYTMRYRIYSPSLGRFLNLDPENQHTSPYLYCGSDWVNYFDPDGAFSWAAFTTAVIGIVLIGVGVAITVATGGLGGAAGVALGMLGAGLIGGGAGLAVYGVSSAISGDFNLTDALIAGGLGFVFGAVAFGVGAGIAAAAPTIGSTATTFAEIGSGVILGANNSVVSNGITNIREDRTFTDGWATCAITGAIVGGIPAAKKAWSNKKTGKYTVTPNSAKHELKKKIRTSLADAGKSVAGKAAAEVYDNKDALMNTVQADDRQQQFGDVNKINGPNIQIYQVKKPGNLNDIGSLWVRNVSFNT from the coding sequence GTGTCATATTTAGAAAACGACAATGGATTAAACATTGGATATCGAAATGGCCAAAAGGGAAACAGCTCTACTGAAAATGCACTCAATACTATTGATTTGTTTACTGGCTCACTAAAATTGCCACTTACACTTTGCCACTTGGAGGGTCGTGACGATCTTTCTGTAACGGTTCAAGCAGGATATATGCAAAATAATCCTGAACACTTTCACCACCCAAATAGAAAGCTTGCTAATACCGTTTTGGGCTATGGTTGGGGTATTGGGCTTTCTGCGATTATGGTAAAAAATAGACAAGTTAAGCAATCCTACCAAAAGGAATTTTATCTTATTGGGGAAGGCGGTCAGTATCCTTTGTACCGAAATGGACGAACTACGGATGATAAGATAAGTTTTTTTTCGGTTGAGCATCCTAATTGGCAGTTTTATTTATATGATAATGCAGAGCATTCCTACTGGGAAATCTTGCATGAAGATGGCTCTAGACATACTTATGGTGGTAGTGATGACAGCAATGAAAAAACCCTGAGTTGGGATAATTGGATTGGACCTTCAGTCTCAAATTGTGCAGAAAGTTTCATCAGTGCATGGTATTTTTCAGCGGCTGAAACAAGCAAAGGGGCGCAGGTTCAGTACCAATACGATAATGTAATGGAAACGCTTGCAGGTGCTTCTTATACCAGAACGGTACGGTTAAAACGAATTCAAACCTCCTACGATCATGAAATATTGTTTCACTATGAAGATAAAGAAGCCGGGGAATACGGAACAAACCACAGTATTACGGCTGGCGATAATGCTTACCAAGAAAAATATGAAGACAAATATCTTAAAAAACTAGATGTTCGCAATGAGCATCACGTACTGATGTATTCTCAGGAACTGATCTATGAGTTAGTTGCATCTGGAACCGAAGAAACTAAGCGGCGATTAACCGAAATAGCGCAAATCACAGCAGAAGGTACCAAGCGGCCAGCTTTGACTTTGACTTATAAAAAGAGTGGTGAGTTTGAAGGACTGGTAGAAAAGTTACAGTATCCACTTGGAACAGGAATATCATATAACTATGAGAAGACTGAGCTATCGACCAGTGATGGGTATGGTCAGTTTGATTTGGAGATGGACTGGGAAAGTAAAATATACAAAGGAAATGATTTTGAATTTGTGTTGCTTCAGCGCGATGAAAAAATAAAGTTTCATATCTATCAATGGGATATTACTTGGCGACAGCATATTGATGACTCCATGGTTGACGAGAGTGTATCAGACGTACAATTACAATTGGGTAATGGATTTATTTGCCTTTCCTATCTGGACTTATTATCCAGCAGTTATAAGATAAAAATTATTAAACGTTCACCTGTAAGGCGTTTTGATTGGGAAATTCGAGATTTTTCAACAGAAAATAGCCACGATAGACCTTCCATTGCTTGTGGAACCGATTTTGTTGCTGTTCAATATACCGAGCAAAATAGTCTGAACATTTTACAATATAAATACACAGACAATGATTGGCATGAGAATACGTTGGAAGTGGAAAGTCGGGAATATCAGGCATTGGGTGCGGGGGATGGATTTATCTTCGGCGCCTATGGTGACAGTAACTCAGGCAATATTCGCCTACAAAGTTTCTATTCAGATGAAGATCACAATTGGCAAATAGGGGAAACCCTTGATGTGACAGCTAATGTGGACTGGGAACTTGTAGTCCGAGAGTATGTATGGTCTATCGGATATGCTCAAGCAAGTGCGTGTTTTATTAACCATGAAGGAAACAGTGTTAAAACAACGCTAGTTTTGCTGACTTGGACCGATGGTTTTCAATTCACTGGCTATCAAGTGGAAGATTTTGAGTATACAGATGATACGATAAGCCCTTATATATTTGCGGTGACAACAGATACCCTAATTGGCTACGCAGAGCACGTATACCGCTATACACCTGAAGGTTGGGTACATCACAAGCTGCTTGACGTCGTTTCCGGTGGCGCTTATAAATTTTCTTACGCTTCAGATATGGCCTTGGCTGTTGAGAATGTGAATCAATGTCAACGGTTCTATGCTCAAAGGTTTGACCCTTATCGTGATGGATGGACAACCGATGGGGTTCCACAATCAGAGGAACTCACGCAAATAGAGGGAACCTGCCAACCATTGATTGCAGGGGAGTACGCTGTATTGGGGCGGTATATCTTCACGCGGACAATTGATGACACTTGGATAAATATTGGCGATCTAGAGCAAAACATTGACTATGCTCATGTACAAATCGATGCTCAAGGCGGTTATTTACTCTATCAACTTATTGGATATGAAAAAATTTACCAAGTACCCTTTGAAAACGGTGCATTGAGTACGGATGTAAAAGTAATCGAAGGACAACGGTTAGATGCTACGATCGCGATGGGTTCCCAAGCGGGTCTTCAATCTTTTTATACGTTTAATTCTAAAGCTAGCAGCAAGGCTGTACATTTTTACCAGTTAAGTGAAAAAAAATATAAAGACAAACAGCACAATGTACTGATCCGTTCTTTGAATTGTGATTATGGTGTATGGCAACAAGATATTTATCTTCAATATGACATGAATACGGTACGCCTAGAAAATGATCGTTGTGCTTTCCAAACCACGACGGTATATCCAGTTGATGAAAATGGCTCTAGTGGGAAGACAGAATTTCACTTCTTTAATGGCGCTAGTGTAAATGATTATGACTACCCAGACGATGAGTATACCAATGTAAAGCAGTATTATAGCCACATGTGTGGTCGTTTGGCTCATAGCATCGAATATGATGGTGATAACAACCAAGTAAATCGGTCCGAAAATAGTTTGAAGGCCATGGATACGCTTGGTTTTACTATTTTACAAACACGGTTAGAAGAGACTCGTTATTTCCCATCATATGACATGACGAATCATCAAGCGAAAAATACATCATCCATTAAAAAAGCCACATATATTGATTATGAAGATCAGTATTTTCTCAAACGAAAAATAAAACAAGTAGGTCTGAATGCCGAGGGAAAAGAAGTACAGTTCAGTACTGAATTTCGCTATTTGTGGGAAGATGACAGCACCCTTCTGGAAAAAAATGCCCTATCAGATGTTGTCCTTGAGATAAAAAAAGAGGAAACGTCAAACACGATATTGGCGGTCACTCGGTATACTTTTGAGAAAGATGATTCTAACCGGCATTATCAAACCGGAGAATTTTTGTGGGATCATACAGCGAGCTTCGAAGAAGAGGGAGAACAATGGGTTACAACCCAAAAAACAATAGAGGTTAACACGAATCTGGAAACAGCTTGTACGGAAGATATAGAAGGAACAAAAACAACTTACCTCTATGATCAAAAAGATCAGTTTATCGTGGCGGCATTTGACCACGCGCTTCCAGAAGAAGTTCTGTACTGTGGTTTTGAACCTTATGAAAATCTGACTCAACTTAACATGTTGGAAGGTAGGATTAGCGAGATGCTTGATCCTAGCGAATGCTTCAGCGGAACGCAAAGTTTGCGCATTGAACCCAATAATGCGCTGAGTATCAATGTTTCTAACAAGGGTACTCATAATAGAATTTCTTTAGCCGCAAAAACGCAGGGTGAGATAACAATTACTTGGCGACTTGGTAGCATGGTAGAAACTAAAACATATCCCGCTGCTGAATATCGTTGGCAGCAACTCAGAGATATTTTCTCCAATTCAGCGTCAGAAAAAGGGGCGTTGACAGTGACTATTACTGGCACTCAGCCTTTATATATCGACGCATTGTTTCTGTCACCATCGCTTTCCTTAGGCGAAGCTTATGTGTATACAGGGGCTTTTGCTAAGCAATCTGCATCTCATAAAAACCACGAAAGCGGTGAACGAATTTACCTTGACCGTTTTCAAAATCCAGCGGCTATTGCAGGCGATGACGGATCATTTATCAGCCTATCGCGACAGCGGCATGGGCAATTATCGACAGCGTTAACATTAAATGAAACTTTGTTGATAGAATTCCCCAGCGGCGGACGCTTTCATTGGATGGATCAATGGGATGGTAATAGCAAATACTGGTCTCGCGCTGATAATTGTTGGGAATTTATCGCCGAAAATAATTTTGCTTTATTTACAGCAATGACGGCTGGACAACCGACGTTGACGTTAGGAGAACTCCATCTCGAAGTAATTAATAATACGTGGTTGATAAAGTACGCAGGAGGGCTTGTTCATCAAGTAGATGTCACCGATGGCCAGTACTTTACGCTCTTAAAAGTAGGGCATCGTATTCAATTGTCTTGTGAAGATACGGTTATTTATGAGGGCAAGCACCCTTTTGCAGTAGGAACACAATTACAGCTAGCTGTGTCCGATACTGAAAATGTGGATTGCATGGGGTTTGCGCCAGATCCAAAAATATTGCTCTCATTTACCGATTTTGCGGGTAAATCTCATCAGGACATTGCTGTTACAGAAACCGGTATTATTGTCGGACAAACCCTCTATAACCCGCAGGGACAAGCGGAGATAACGACAAAGAAATTAGAGCTACAAGATGTACTTTGGTCATATCAACAAGATCTAGTAACGCACTATAATAGTGACACTGGAATATTAGAAGGACTCGTTGCAGATACTTATCCAGAGGATGATGGGTTTCCTTATGATCAAATTAAACATACGAAATCCCCGTCACCTAAACAGATAGAAATGGGTCAGGCGGGTAAGCAAAGGGCGATTGAAGGCGATGGTAATACCATGCGCTTTGATTACTACATTAATAAAGGTCAATTTCATCATTTACAAGATGGCACTTGTACCCTGAAGTTACAGAAAATGCCTGATGGAATTAGCAGTTTTGAAGCCGTAGATGTCTTTGAAAACAAAGTGATGTCCATCACTTATAATGAAGCCAGTGATACCGCTGAGCGGCTGATGCGATATCAATATGATCACAATGGTAATTTAACGCATGTATTCTACCCTAACTATTTCTCGGGTATGCAGGGGCATGAGCAGTTCTTTAGCACGTATACATATAATGTCTTTGGTAAACTGAGTTCACAGAAAGAACCTGATGCCAGTGGTTATGAATTTATCTATGATCGGGCTGGAAAGTTACGATTTAAGAATCAGGAGTCAGATTCCGGGCGTTATTTATATTATGTGTATGACACTTATACGCGAATGATTGAACAGGGTACCATCGAGGGAAAATGGGACCCAGTACAATTAGAACTAGAGGCGCAATGGGTTGGTATTGCGCCTGCTGGTGGCATTGCCAGAGTCAGAAATTTCTATGATGGCGATGGTACGGATCAGACCTTACTGCGCAAGCTTAGCAAAGTTGAAAGCTTCGATGATGATGGGGTATTAGAAACCGTCGAAAAATATTGCTATGATCTTCGGGGAAATATTCGGGAGAAAACTACGATTACCAAAGCTAGTGAGGATGTATTAGCGACGAAGTATGATCAAGCCGAGAATATAATAACGTGTCCAAAAATTTTGGGAATATTAGAAACCGTCGAAAAGTACCTCGATGACCTTAAAGACAATATTAAGGACAAAATCACATCTACCCAAGCCAATGAGGATGTATTGGTGATGGAGTATGATCACGCCAAGAACATGACAAGTTATCGAATGGACGATGTGATCGTAACGAATATCTACGATATTTTATCCAGATTAGTCGGTGTGAAACACGGAAACAATCTCATTTATACTTGTTCCTATCTACCCGGTGGGCAACTTGCAGGGGAGACGTTCTTACCTGAGCAAGAAGGCGCTTTGGAAAAAACCTATACTTATGATTCGGCAATGTGGTTAAAAGGCATGCAAGACAGATTCTTTGAACAAGAATTAGAGTATGCCGATACGGGGTCAAGTTCTGGGTTGGGAGGACGGATCACGAAGTCTATTAGTCGACATGTCGGTACTCCAGAAATAACCTTTGATTATAGCTATGATGCTTACGGTAGGCTGCAATCTTATGAACGAAATGGCATAGCTCATGCTATCGATTTGGATTTAAACGGCAATCAGGTCGATGAAAATAATGGGTCTACTAGATTTCAATATGAAGAAGGAACCAATAAGCTATTATCCAAGGGCAATACATCTTTTCAATACGATCCGTCGGGGAATGTTACCCAAGTACCTGAACATGAGATGCTCATCAAGTATGACAATATGTTCAATAAACCAACGGCAATTCAAGTCGGAAGCCGACAACTGACTTATACCCATGGTGTACAAGGACATTCGTCAAAAAACGATGGCACTGCGACGACTTTTGTTAATTACGATATGCAAGGCCGATTGCTTAGTGAGATGAAAAACGGTGTTAGAACACTCTGCATATATGGTGCCAATGGAATGATGGCGCAGATCCAGAATGATCAAGTATATTTTTTAATTAAGGATTATCAGTCATCCGTTCGGGCTATCTATGACGGTAATGTACTTTTAGCCACCTTTAGCTACGATCCCTTTGGTCAGATAGATGTTCAGACAATTCTAGATGAGTCAGTAGAAACGTTGATTCCAATTCGTTTTACCTCCGCAAGACTGGAAGCGACGTTAGACTTGTATACCATGCGCTACCGGATATATTCCCCATCATTAGGCCGATTCCTTAATTTGGATCCAGAAAATCAACATACCAGTCCTTATTTATACTGCGGTTCGGATTGGGTTAATTACTTTGATCCTGATGGCGCTTTTTCTTGGGCTGCCTTTACTACCGCGGTCATTGGCATTGTCCTTATTGGTGTCGGTGTTGCTATTACTGTTGCTACTGGTGGTTTAGGCGGTGCCGCCGGAGTCGCCCTTGGTATGTTAGGGGCGGGATTGATCGGCGGTGGTGCTGGTTTGGCGGTTTATGGCGTGAGCTCTGCCATTTCAGGCGATTTTAATTTGACCGACGCACTTATTGCAGGTGGCTTAGGCTTTGTTTTTGGCGCTGTTGCTTTCGGGGTCGGCGCTGGAATTGCCGCCGCAGCACCTACGATAGGTTCCACGGCAACGACGTTCGCTGAGATTGGTTCAGGGGTTATATTAGGCGCAAATAATTCCGTAGTTTCAAACGGAATAACCAATATTAGGGAAGACCGCACATTTACAGATGGCTGGGCGACCTGTGCTATCACGGGTGCCATCGTCGGTGGTATCCCTGCTGCAAAAAAAGCATGGAGTAATAAAAAAACAGGGAAATATACGGTTACACCCAACAGCGCAAAACATGAACTTAAGAAAAAAATTCGCACATCTTTAGCGGATGCGGGTAAATCCGTAGCAGGAAAAGCGGCGGCGGAGGTATACGACAATAAAGATGCATTGATGAACACTGTTCAGGCAGATGATAGACAACAACAATTCGGTGACGTTAATAAAATTAACGGCCCTAACATTCAGATTTATCAAGTAAAAAAACCGGGCAATTTAAATGATATAGGGTCTCTTTGGGTGAGAAATGTTTCATTTAATACCTAA
- a CDS encoding lipocalin-like domain-containing protein → MKSRKFLKLLVFLVLVALLLMSCKQQVETSAESNRNLLKVEHNGQQYTQASPEYGLSFPRAHAPHKDYRHEWWYLTANLKTDTGIRFATQWTLFRIAVNQAQWYFAHGALADTKVHLATLRQGREEFTNVAITEQPFSAAIDDWLWQSSADLFPAQLSYGAARTDNEAWQVKLSLATMSPFFLQGEQGYSKKHQDDAIASHYYSQPFIDVTGEILWQGQWLNVTGSAWFDREWGSAMLAQDQQGWDWFSLRLSTETALMIYRIRSSEQDFVYGSLMHRNGDIDVLDANNIKLVSHINDTLDYPYAFDLQVDKSSIGLNVDLHVAVVNQQQIMRFGIEYFEGMVTFTGSHVGDGFVEMTGYVN, encoded by the coding sequence ATGAAGTCACGCAAATTTTTAAAATTGTTGGTGTTTTTAGTCTTAGTCGCATTGTTGCTAATGTCTTGTAAACAGCAAGTTGAGACGTCTGCTGAGTCGAATCGAAATCTGCTTAAAGTGGAACATAATGGACAACAGTATACACAAGCATCACCAGAATACGGACTTAGTTTTCCTCGAGCACATGCGCCACATAAAGACTATCGTCATGAATGGTGGTACTTAACGGCTAATCTAAAGACGGACACTGGAATACGTTTTGCTACGCAGTGGACGTTATTCCGTATCGCGGTTAATCAAGCGCAGTGGTATTTTGCTCATGGCGCATTGGCGGATACTAAGGTGCATCTTGCTACCTTACGTCAAGGTCGGGAAGAGTTTACCAATGTGGCGATTACCGAGCAACCTTTTAGCGCTGCCATTGATGATTGGTTATGGCAGTCGTCAGCGGATTTATTCCCTGCACAACTCAGTTATGGCGCTGCGCGCACAGATAATGAAGCGTGGCAGGTCAAATTATCTCTGGCAACGATGAGTCCATTTTTTCTGCAAGGCGAGCAGGGCTATAGTAAAAAGCATCAAGATGACGCGATCGCCAGCCATTATTATTCCCAGCCCTTTATTGATGTAACAGGTGAAATATTATGGCAAGGGCAATGGCTAAATGTGACAGGTTCAGCTTGGTTTGACCGCGAGTGGGGCTCGGCAATGCTCGCGCAAGATCAACAAGGCTGGGACTGGTTTTCGCTGCGTTTATCAACAGAGACAGCCTTGATGATTTACCGTATTCGTTCTTCTGAACAAGATTTTGTCTATGGCAGTTTGATGCACAGGAATGGCGATATTGATGTTCTCGATGCGAATAATATTAAGTTGGTAAGTCATATTAACGATACGCTAGATTATCCCTATGCGTTTGACTTACAAGTGGACAAATCAAGTATTGGTTTAAATGTCGACTTACACGTTGCGGTCGTTAATCAACAGCAGATCATGCGATTTGGGATTGAATATTTTGAGGGTATGGTTACTTTTACAGGTTCGCATGTTGGGGACGGATTTGTGGAAATGACGGGTTATGTAAACTAA